A portion of the Ferrovum sp. JA12 genome contains these proteins:
- a CDS encoding CvpA family protein, translating to MSVEHWNWIDYIAMALIGLSTIFGLFRGVVKEVMGIAGWACAFVAAKWLSPMLSLYLAGWIVNPSLRLVSAYLAIFIVVLVLAAILSSVLNVAVEKTGLSSLNRLLGASFGLLRGYFLFMVLLILASFTLLPQQADWQRSPSVKAGLWGVYYLKPYLPQEVAQFFHF from the coding sequence ATGAGTGTCGAGCATTGGAATTGGATTGATTATATTGCTATGGCTTTAATTGGCTTATCTACAATCTTCGGTTTGTTTCGTGGAGTGGTTAAGGAAGTGATGGGAATAGCTGGTTGGGCATGCGCCTTTGTAGCGGCCAAATGGTTGAGTCCTATGCTCTCACTTTATTTGGCAGGATGGATAGTTAACCCCAGTTTACGTCTTGTGTCAGCCTATCTGGCGATCTTCATTGTGGTATTGGTCCTCGCGGCCATTCTATCCTCTGTGCTCAATGTTGCGGTAGAGAAAACGGGTTTGAGTTCCCTTAACCGATTGCTGGGAGCCAGTTTCGGGCTATTACGCGGCTATTTTCTGTTTATGGTGTTATTGATACTAGCCAGCTTTACGTTGTTGCCGCAACAAGCGGATTGGCAACGCTCACCAAGTGTTAAAGCAGGGTTGTGGGGTGTGTATTATTTGAAACCTTATCTGCCTCAAGAGGTGGCCCAGTTTTTTCATTTTTAG
- a CDS encoding peptidylprolyl isomerase yields the protein MVRLKTNHGDIVIELNAEKAPKTVANFLAYVESGFYNNTIFHRVIDGFMIQGGGFEPGMKQKPTGETIENEAQNGLTNDTYTIAMARTPNPHSATAQFFINVANNSFLNFRSATPDGFGYCVFGRVSEGQSVVDAIKKVATGKSAGHADVPKEDVVILSATIE from the coding sequence ATGGTTCGTCTTAAAACAAATCACGGTGATATTGTCATTGAACTTAATGCCGAAAAAGCCCCTAAAACAGTAGCTAATTTTTTAGCATATGTAGAATCCGGTTTTTATAACAACACTATTTTTCATCGTGTCATTGATGGCTTTATGATTCAAGGTGGCGGTTTTGAACCTGGCATGAAACAAAAACCAACGGGGGAGACCATTGAGAACGAAGCTCAAAATGGGTTAACCAATGATACTTACACCATAGCCATGGCACGGACTCCAAATCCGCATTCCGCCACAGCTCAATTTTTTATTAATGTGGCTAACAACAGTTTTCTTAATTTTCGTTCAGCCACTCCCGATGGTTTTGGTTACTGTGTTTTCGGACGCGTAAGCGAAGGACAATCTGTGGTTGACGCCATCAAGAAAGTGGCCACAGGTAAGAGTGCGGGTCACGCCGATGTTCCCAAAGAGGATGTTGTTATTCTTTCCGCAACCATTGAATAA
- a CDS encoding ribonucleotide-diphosphate reductase subunit beta, producing MLSFENETPTQEFSHPSTPVFPLERERATQNITPLNPANQSQHNGRVSAAEKRAINGQTDVNQLVPFKYHWAWEKYLAGCANHWMPQEISMSRDIAQWKESGFLSEDEKLVVKRNLGFFVTADSLAANNIVLGTYRHITAPECRQYLLRQAFEEAIHTHAYQYIVESLGLDESEIFNAYHEVSSIREKDQFLIPFIETLTNPDFKTGTPEADQHLLLSLIVFACMMEGLFFYVGFVQILALGRQNKMQGAAEQYQYILRDESMHCNFGVDLINTIKLENPHLWTEAFKNQVRELMQQAVELEYRYAEDTMPRGVLGLNAQMFKEYLRFISNRRLQQIGIDPLFPGATNPFPWMSEMIDLKKEKNFFETRVTEYQTGGALSWD from the coding sequence ATGCTTTCATTTGAAAACGAAACACCTACACAAGAGTTTAGTCATCCCTCCACGCCCGTCTTCCCGTTGGAGAGAGAGCGCGCAACACAAAATATCACTCCCCTAAATCCCGCAAATCAATCGCAACACAATGGGCGGGTTTCCGCTGCAGAGAAAAGAGCCATTAACGGACAAACCGACGTCAATCAGTTAGTTCCTTTTAAGTATCATTGGGCTTGGGAAAAGTACTTGGCTGGCTGTGCCAATCATTGGATGCCACAGGAAATTTCAATGAGTCGTGATATTGCACAGTGGAAGGAGAGCGGGTTTCTTTCTGAGGATGAGAAGCTGGTGGTTAAACGTAACTTGGGTTTTTTTGTGACTGCTGACTCTCTTGCTGCCAACAACATCGTTCTTGGCACCTATCGACACATTACTGCACCTGAATGCCGTCAATATTTATTAAGACAAGCCTTCGAAGAGGCAATCCATACCCACGCTTATCAATATATTGTGGAGAGTTTGGGGTTGGACGAATCTGAGATTTTTAATGCCTATCATGAAGTGTCGAGCATTCGTGAAAAAGATCAGTTTTTAATTCCTTTTATTGAAACATTGACCAATCCAGATTTTAAAACAGGAACTCCTGAAGCGGATCAACATCTTTTATTATCTTTAATTGTCTTTGCCTGCATGATGGAAGGTCTCTTTTTCTACGTGGGGTTTGTGCAAATCTTGGCACTAGGGCGACAGAATAAGATGCAAGGTGCTGCTGAGCAATACCAATATATTTTGAGAGATGAGTCTATGCATTGTAATTTTGGGGTGGATTTAATTAATACAATTAAATTAGAAAATCCTCATCTCTGGACTGAGGCTTTTAAAAATCAAGTGAGAGAGTTAATGCAACAGGCTGTAGAGCTTGAATATCGTTATGCTGAAGACACCATGCCAAGAGGAGTCTTAGGACTCAACGCGCAAATGTTTAAAGAGTATTTACGTTTTATTTCTAACCGTCGCCTACAGCAGATCGGTATTGATCCTCTGTTTCCGGGAGCCACCAATCCTTTTCCATGGATGAGTGAAATGATTGATCTCAAAAAAGAGAAAAACTTTTTTGAAACTAGGGTGACTGAGTATCAAACAGGTGGTGCACTCTCTTGGGATTAA
- a CDS encoding O-succinylhomoserine sulfhydrylase: MTQPYDLDTLAIRSGIHRTEFNEHAEALFLTSSYVFDNAQQAADRFQNKEPGYIYSRFTNPTVNAFQERLAVMEGGEYAIATASGMAAILTTMMGLLKAGDHIVVSQSIFGAAVQLFTNILSRFGIESTFVPLSDIDGWKRAIQSNTKLFYLETPSNPTMELVDIQALAEVSKNAQVYLVVDNCFCTPILQQPLSLGADIVIHSATKYIDGQGRVLGGAIVGSKALLKEGIYSFLRTAGPSLSAFNAWILLKGLETLKLRVEAQSQAALSLAQWLSEHPNVIRVHHPGLVSHPQFELAQRQQTHGGAVVSFEVKGGQEKAWRVIDSTQLISITGNLGDTKTTITHPATTTHGRISEESRVKAGITDGLIRVSVGLESLNDIKTDLSRGLD; encoded by the coding sequence ATGACCCAACCCTATGATTTAGATACTTTAGCCATTCGTTCGGGCATTCATCGAACTGAGTTTAATGAGCATGCTGAAGCATTATTTTTAACCTCAAGTTATGTTTTTGATAACGCTCAGCAGGCGGCGGACCGTTTCCAGAATAAGGAACCTGGCTATATTTATTCACGCTTCACTAACCCCACGGTCAATGCTTTTCAAGAACGCTTGGCAGTCATGGAAGGGGGAGAGTACGCCATTGCCACAGCGAGCGGTATGGCGGCTATTTTAACCACCATGATGGGATTATTAAAAGCGGGAGACCACATTGTGGTCTCGCAAAGTATTTTTGGTGCGGCGGTGCAATTGTTCACTAACATTCTATCGCGCTTTGGAATTGAGTCGACCTTTGTTCCTCTGTCAGATATTGATGGGTGGAAGAGGGCCATTCAAAGTAACACTAAATTGTTTTATCTTGAAACGCCATCAAACCCTACCATGGAGCTCGTGGATATCCAAGCCTTAGCCGAGGTGAGTAAAAACGCTCAAGTTTATTTGGTGGTAGATAACTGTTTTTGTACGCCCATATTGCAGCAACCTTTGTCTCTGGGTGCTGATATTGTTATCCATTCGGCAACAAAATATATCGATGGACAAGGCCGCGTATTAGGCGGGGCTATTGTCGGTTCTAAGGCTCTCTTAAAAGAGGGGATTTATTCGTTTTTGCGCACGGCAGGCCCTAGTCTGAGCGCATTTAATGCATGGATTTTACTCAAGGGGTTAGAAACCTTAAAGCTTCGCGTTGAGGCCCAATCCCAAGCAGCTCTTTCTCTGGCGCAATGGTTGTCAGAGCATCCCAATGTGATACGCGTCCATCATCCAGGGCTCGTCTCTCACCCTCAGTTTGAACTCGCTCAACGCCAACAAACCCATGGTGGCGCAGTGGTGAGTTTTGAGGTGAAAGGGGGGCAAGAGAAAGCATGGCGGGTAATTGATTCTACCCAATTGATCTCCATAACCGGTAATCTTGGAGACACTAAAACCACCATCACTCATCCTGCTACCACCACCCATGGTCGTATCAGTGAAGAGTCAAGAGTTAAGGCGGGGATCACGGACGGGTTAATTCGAGTATCCGTGGGATTGGAGTCCTTAAATGATATTAAAACAGATCTCAGTCGAGGTTTGGATTAG
- a CDS encoding tetratricopeptide repeat protein: MIRSLSALLLCLVSFVPLATLADNPTNGTESVTVKASPTPPQETTAIAPPNGFPVNPLKTLQPLMAQKHYLEAIKEANRYLGMDSHNGEVLFIKAQALMALNRNDEAIGVLENLTEVAPEMATPYNNLAVLYAQKGRLDDARKMLEMAIQIQPNYTTALENLGDVYLAKAKNAYTKASKENPKSKSLKKKLSTLSNLE; the protein is encoded by the coding sequence ATGATACGAAGCCTCTCGGCTCTTCTGCTGTGCCTGGTGTCGTTTGTGCCACTTGCCACGCTGGCGGACAACCCAACTAACGGGACTGAGAGCGTCACGGTGAAAGCCAGTCCTACCCCCCCACAGGAAACAACAGCTATTGCTCCGCCCAACGGTTTCCCGGTGAATCCCTTGAAAACCCTACAGCCCCTGATGGCACAAAAGCACTACCTGGAGGCCATTAAAGAAGCGAATCGCTACCTTGGTATGGATTCACACAACGGTGAGGTTTTGTTTATTAAAGCTCAAGCATTGATGGCTCTTAATAGAAACGACGAGGCCATTGGCGTATTAGAAAATCTCACTGAGGTTGCCCCTGAAATGGCTACTCCCTACAATAATCTTGCGGTGCTGTATGCGCAAAAGGGGCGTTTGGATGACGCTAGAAAAATGCTTGAAATGGCCATCCAAATTCAACCCAACTATACAACCGCCCTAGAAAACTTAGGGGATGTTTATCTTGCTAAGGCTAAAAATGCCTACACTAAAGCCAGTAAGGAAAACCCTAAAAGTAAAAGTTTAAAAAAGAAGCTGTCCACCTTATCTAACTTGGAGTAA
- the purF gene encoding amidophosphoribosyltransferase — MCGIVGIVAKTPVNQLLYDGLQLLQHRGQDAAGIATADGSTFHMHKGLGLVRDVFRTRDMRSLTGNIGIGHCRYPTAGSAKSSAEAQPFYVNSPFGIVLGHNGNLTNADELKEDLFAQDRRHVNTNSDSEVLLNVLAHELDGVTVSSRLTQADIFNAVAGVHRRCRGAYAAVALIAGHGLLAFRDPYGIRPLVIGTHMSVNGPEYILASESVALDALGFKMLRDVEPGEAIFIDENGQLHHQQCALTPVKSPCIFEYVYLARPDSVIDGVSVYETRLKMGESLGEKIQHIAPDLHIDVVIPIPDTSRPSALQLAQKLNVPYREGFIKNRYIGRTFIMPGQAERKKSVRQKLNAIGMEFEGKNVLLVDDSIVRGTTSREIVQMARDCGARHVYFASAAPPVRFPNVYGIDMPSRAELLATGRNDSEIAAEIGADRVFYQDLSDLIRDVKSQAKNIERFDCSCFDGCYITDDITAEYLAKIEFARKDGETHAQQKVNQLDLNLTHAETI, encoded by the coding sequence ATGTGTGGAATAGTTGGTATTGTCGCGAAAACCCCAGTTAATCAGTTGCTCTACGATGGTTTGCAACTTCTGCAGCATCGTGGTCAAGATGCGGCAGGGATTGCTACCGCCGATGGCAGTACTTTCCATATGCATAAAGGTCTTGGTTTGGTGCGCGATGTCTTTCGTACCCGGGACATGAGAAGCTTGACTGGTAATATTGGCATTGGGCATTGCCGCTACCCCACTGCAGGGTCTGCCAAATCCTCAGCTGAAGCCCAACCTTTTTATGTGAACTCTCCCTTCGGTATTGTGTTGGGTCATAATGGCAATCTAACCAATGCGGATGAGTTAAAAGAGGATTTATTTGCGCAAGATCGACGTCATGTCAATACCAATTCAGACTCGGAAGTGCTACTCAATGTATTAGCTCATGAATTGGACGGCGTTACAGTAAGCAGTCGTTTAACCCAGGCGGATATATTTAATGCTGTAGCAGGAGTGCATCGACGTTGTCGTGGTGCTTATGCGGCGGTGGCGTTGATTGCCGGCCATGGTTTGTTGGCTTTTCGGGATCCCTATGGGATTCGCCCCCTGGTTATTGGTACACACATGAGCGTAAATGGACCTGAGTATATCCTCGCCTCAGAGAGCGTGGCGCTAGATGCCTTGGGCTTTAAAATGTTGCGCGATGTGGAACCTGGTGAAGCAATTTTTATTGATGAAAATGGACAATTGCATCATCAACAATGTGCCTTGACTCCGGTTAAGTCTCCTTGTATTTTTGAGTACGTTTATTTGGCAAGACCAGATTCTGTGATTGATGGGGTGTCGGTTTATGAGACACGTTTAAAAATGGGAGAGAGTTTGGGCGAGAAAATTCAGCACATTGCGCCTGATCTTCACATAGATGTAGTGATTCCCATCCCTGATACCAGCCGGCCTAGCGCACTTCAGTTAGCCCAGAAGCTCAATGTCCCCTACCGTGAGGGATTTATTAAGAACCGCTATATTGGCCGTACCTTTATTATGCCAGGGCAGGCTGAAAGAAAAAAATCAGTGAGACAAAAATTGAACGCCATTGGTATGGAGTTTGAGGGAAAAAATGTGCTCTTGGTGGATGACTCAATTGTCAGGGGTACCACGAGTCGTGAGATTGTCCAAATGGCAAGAGACTGCGGTGCGCGTCATGTTTATTTTGCTTCAGCAGCTCCTCCCGTACGTTTTCCTAATGTATATGGTATTGATATGCCAAGCCGCGCTGAGCTCCTCGCAACGGGTCGCAATGATAGTGAGATTGCCGCTGAGATTGGGGCCGATAGGGTGTTTTATCAGGACTTAAGTGATTTAATCAGAGATGTTAAGTCTCAGGCAAAAAATATTGAACGCTTTGATTGTTCGTGTTTTGATGGCTGTTATATTACCGATGATATTACTGCTGAATACTTGGCTAAGATTGAATTTGCACGCAAAGATGGCGAGACCCATGCCCAGCAAAAAGTTAACCAGCTAGATTTAAATCTAACTCACGCTGAGACCATTTAA
- a CDS encoding SPOR domain-containing protein: MAKPQEWEKLDLYRVSARRRAIGAALIMAFVVVLLPMLLNHSKTPKLSPDLGAAMPSHSPIHGAPSTAPSPLVNTHEQSLAVSSLDRVTPASTRVTPMNINHPSLLPPSLPSSLSSVSTEGSVIASPSSQGAAMPNQVASITQASAPLVQKNTTAAEKKIVKDSADTPLLPEQPKQPQALKESGSSSVLKSSSLRSSVQPVVNGTHKILQLGLFSEENRAKNLIKELKGHGGRAKIDKVTLNHKVRYRVYVGPFSSNDKIHRTKKQLLEAGFPSLIKELH, from the coding sequence ATGGCTAAACCGCAAGAGTGGGAGAAGCTAGATTTGTATCGAGTCAGTGCGCGGCGCAGAGCCATCGGTGCAGCGCTCATTATGGCCTTTGTTGTTGTTCTCTTACCCATGTTGTTAAATCACTCCAAGACGCCCAAACTTAGCCCAGACTTGGGCGCTGCAATGCCTTCTCATTCGCCTATTCATGGGGCCCCTTCCACAGCACCATCGCCCCTGGTTAACACCCATGAACAATCCCTCGCGGTGTCATCTTTAGATAGGGTAACACCTGCCTCTACTAGGGTGACCCCGATGAATATAAATCATCCATCTCTGTTGCCACCATCCCTCCCGTCATCGCTTTCCTCTGTGTCAACGGAAGGCTCTGTAATAGCTTCGCCCAGCTCCCAAGGCGCGGCTATGCCTAATCAGGTGGCGTCAATCACGCAAGCCTCAGCTCCTTTGGTGCAAAAAAACACTACTGCAGCAGAAAAGAAAATAGTAAAGGATTCAGCTGACACGCCATTACTCCCAGAACAACCCAAACAACCACAGGCGCTTAAGGAGTCTGGGTCTTCGTCAGTGCTGAAGAGCAGTTCATTGCGATCTTCAGTACAGCCGGTGGTGAATGGCACGCATAAAATCCTTCAGTTGGGTCTGTTCTCGGAGGAGAATCGTGCTAAAAATTTGATTAAAGAGCTCAAGGGGCATGGAGGTCGTGCCAAAATAGATAAGGTGACTCTCAATCATAAGGTGCGCTACCGTGTTTATGTGGGGCCGTTTTCCTCCAACGACAAAATTCATAGAACAAAAAAACAATTATTAGAGGCTGGATTTCCCTCTTTAATTAAGGAGTTGCATTAA
- a CDS encoding ribonucleoside-diphosphate reductase subunit alpha, with amino-acid sequence MDSTFSQDNTLQHAAQLYQVVRRSGEVVNFQTDKISVAVHKAFIAVHGESAQVSSSVREQCKHLTAQVISTLLRRQPLGGTVHIETIQDQVELALMRSGEHDVARAYVLYREKRAQERAKTQHPPAIPIRIKDGESFTNLDLHWLNQLVSEACVGLQDVNPEVITHQAVRDLYDGISFVELEKALVMAARSLIEREPQYNFVTARLLLKQIQREILGQTLTAEEVVVATRQYFSQYIKKGIEAGLLDHQLAEYDLEKLSQVLDPQRDLQFGYLGLQTLYDRYFLHINEERIELPQIFFMRVAMGLALQEINREEKAIEFYLLLSSFDFMSSTPTLFNSGTKHSQLSSCYLTTVGDDLNSIFENIKENALLQKYAGGLGNDWTPVRALSSRIKGTNGKSQGVIPFLKVVNDTAVAVNQGGKRKGAVCGYLETWHLDIEEFLDLRKNTGDDRRRTHDMNTANWIPDLFMKRVDKNQDWTLFSPSDVPDLHDKYGKAFEEAYLRYESKADHGEITLFKKVSALQLWRRILSMLFETGHPWITFKDPCNIRSPQQHVGVVHSSNLCTEITLNTSDTETAVCNLGSVNLFKHIKEVNGSFVIDDEKLRHTIKTAMRMLDNVIDINFYAVAKARNSNVRHRPVGLGIMGFQDMLHAMRIPYASEQAVELADVTMEYVCYYAYLASTELARERGAYSSFKGSLWDRGILPLDTLAMLEEERGGYLAVDRTIRLDWQALRENIKQYGMRNSNCVAIAPTATISNIVGVSASIEPDYQNLYVKSNLSGEFTIVNESLVKDLKAIGLWDEAMIADIKYYDGSLSQIERIPQQLKELYATAFEVDPQWLIEAAARRQKWIDQAQSLNLYFATPSGKKLNDIYFMAWLRGLKTTYYLRSLGASAAEKSTGQGGELNAVKIQPVETEVKQCLIDDPTCEACQ; translated from the coding sequence ATGGATTCAACTTTTTCTCAGGATAATACTCTTCAGCACGCAGCTCAACTTTATCAAGTAGTTAGACGCTCGGGAGAGGTGGTTAATTTTCAGACGGATAAAATCTCAGTGGCCGTTCACAAAGCGTTTATTGCCGTTCATGGCGAATCAGCTCAAGTGTCCAGTTCCGTCAGGGAGCAATGTAAACATTTAACAGCACAGGTTATCTCTACCCTGTTAAGACGTCAGCCTTTAGGTGGCACAGTTCACATCGAAACCATTCAAGATCAGGTTGAATTGGCGTTAATGAGATCAGGTGAGCATGATGTGGCAAGGGCCTATGTGCTCTATCGCGAAAAACGTGCACAAGAGAGAGCGAAAACCCAACATCCTCCTGCTATACCTATTCGAATTAAAGATGGTGAAAGCTTCACTAATCTTGATTTACATTGGCTTAATCAATTAGTGAGTGAGGCCTGCGTAGGGCTGCAAGATGTGAATCCTGAAGTGATCACACATCAAGCAGTGAGAGACTTATATGATGGCATTTCTTTTGTGGAACTTGAGAAAGCCTTGGTGATGGCGGCACGAAGCTTAATTGAACGCGAACCCCAATATAATTTTGTGACTGCGCGTTTACTTTTAAAACAAATTCAGCGAGAAATATTAGGGCAAACCCTCACTGCTGAAGAAGTTGTAGTGGCGACTCGCCAGTATTTTAGTCAATACATTAAAAAAGGGATTGAGGCAGGTTTATTGGATCATCAATTGGCTGAGTATGATCTGGAAAAACTGTCCCAGGTACTAGATCCACAAAGAGATTTACAGTTTGGTTATCTGGGTTTACAAACTTTATATGACCGTTATTTCTTACATATTAATGAAGAAAGAATTGAGTTACCACAAATCTTCTTTATGCGTGTGGCCATGGGTCTTGCGTTGCAAGAGATCAATAGAGAGGAAAAAGCTATTGAGTTTTATCTGCTATTGTCCTCCTTTGATTTTATGAGTTCCACACCAACGTTATTTAATAGTGGAACAAAACACTCACAATTGTCCTCCTGTTATCTCACCACCGTCGGGGATGATTTGAACAGTATTTTTGAGAACATTAAAGAAAACGCGTTACTGCAAAAGTATGCCGGAGGGTTGGGTAACGACTGGACACCGGTTCGTGCACTCTCCTCAAGAATTAAGGGGACTAATGGCAAAAGCCAAGGTGTGATTCCCTTTTTGAAGGTGGTGAATGACACGGCAGTGGCTGTGAATCAAGGCGGTAAAAGAAAAGGCGCTGTGTGCGGCTATCTTGAAACTTGGCATCTAGATATTGAGGAGTTTCTTGATTTACGTAAAAACACCGGTGATGATCGACGTCGCACCCACGATATGAATACTGCCAACTGGATTCCAGATCTGTTTATGAAACGAGTCGATAAGAATCAAGATTGGACACTGTTTTCGCCCTCTGATGTGCCAGATTTGCATGATAAATACGGTAAAGCATTTGAAGAGGCTTACTTGCGTTATGAGAGTAAAGCTGACCATGGTGAGATTACTTTATTTAAAAAAGTATCCGCTCTACAACTTTGGCGAAGAATTTTATCCATGTTGTTTGAAACTGGGCATCCTTGGATTACATTCAAAGATCCTTGCAATATTCGCTCTCCTCAGCAACATGTCGGGGTGGTGCACAGTTCTAATTTATGCACAGAAATTACCCTTAATACCTCTGACACTGAAACAGCGGTGTGTAATTTGGGTTCAGTGAATTTATTCAAGCATATTAAGGAAGTGAATGGCTCTTTTGTGATAGATGATGAAAAATTACGTCACACCATCAAAACGGCCATGCGTATGCTGGATAACGTGATTGACATTAATTTTTACGCGGTGGCTAAGGCACGTAACTCTAATGTCCGTCATCGCCCTGTTGGTTTAGGGATTATGGGTTTTCAGGATATGCTCCATGCAATGCGTATCCCCTATGCCTCAGAGCAAGCGGTTGAGTTAGCCGATGTGACGATGGAATACGTTTGTTATTACGCTTATCTAGCCTCCACCGAGCTTGCCCGTGAAAGAGGCGCCTATTCAAGCTTCAAAGGAAGCCTATGGGACCGTGGTATTTTGCCGCTGGATACTCTCGCCATGCTGGAGGAAGAGAGGGGAGGATATTTGGCGGTGGATCGAACCATACGTCTTGATTGGCAAGCATTACGTGAGAATATCAAGCAATATGGCATGCGCAACTCTAATTGCGTGGCCATTGCTCCCACTGCCACCATTTCCAATATTGTAGGCGTATCGGCAAGTATTGAACCGGATTATCAAAATCTCTATGTGAAATCTAATTTATCCGGTGAGTTCACTATTGTTAATGAGTCCTTAGTGAAGGATTTAAAAGCCATCGGTCTATGGGATGAGGCAATGATTGCCGATATTAAATATTATGATGGATCCTTAAGTCAGATTGAGAGAATTCCTCAACAGTTAAAAGAGTTGTATGCCACTGCCTTTGAGGTGGATCCTCAATGGCTCATTGAAGCTGCCGCAAGACGCCAGAAATGGATCGATCAGGCGCAGTCTTTAAACCTGTACTTTGCTACGCCCAGTGGAAAAAAGTTAAATGATATATATTTTATGGCTTGGTTAAGAGGTCTTAAAACTACCTACTATTTGCGCTCCCTCGGTGCTAGTGCGGCAGAAAAATCCACCGGTCAAGGTGGAGAGCTAAATGCTGTCAAAATTCAACCCGTGGAGACGGAAGTAAAACAATGTTTAATTGACGATCCTACCTGCGAAGCTTGTCAATAA
- a CDS encoding UDP-2,3-diacylglucosamine diphosphatase has translation MQHSLFISDLHLSAKTLALRKRFLQFLEGPAREAESLYILGDLFESWIGDDDIDSTYNLKIVMALRALTESGTALFVMHGNRDFLLGHAFAQRTGATLINDPTDVILYGVRTILTHGDALCTDDVDYQQWRKQVRTAQWQKQVLALPIEKRRKMALEATSMSRDAKKSKTLEIMDVSATTVMELIRKNDYPRIIHGHTHRPARHVYHIDDHTCERWVLTDWTNQKAGYLYCDREGCKAVPFI, from the coding sequence GTGCAGCATAGCCTGTTCATTTCAGATCTTCATTTATCTGCTAAAACGCTTGCTCTGCGCAAGCGTTTTCTTCAGTTTCTAGAAGGCCCTGCCCGAGAAGCTGAATCGTTGTATATTTTAGGTGACCTGTTTGAAAGTTGGATTGGCGATGACGATATTGACTCTACCTATAATTTAAAAATTGTCATGGCTTTAAGAGCATTAACTGAATCAGGCACAGCACTGTTTGTGATGCATGGTAACCGAGATTTTTTATTGGGTCATGCCTTTGCCCAGCGCACTGGGGCCACGCTCATTAACGACCCGACCGATGTGATCCTCTATGGAGTGAGAACGATTCTCACTCATGGCGATGCCTTATGTACGGATGATGTGGATTATCAACAGTGGCGCAAGCAAGTACGCACTGCCCAATGGCAAAAACAAGTACTGGCCTTACCCATCGAAAAACGTCGCAAAATGGCATTAGAGGCTACCAGCATGAGTCGCGATGCTAAAAAAAGTAAAACTTTAGAGATCATGGATGTATCGGCTACAACGGTGATGGAACTGATTCGTAAAAATGATTACCCACGTATTATTCATGGCCATACTCATCGCCCTGCACGCCATGTATATCATATTGACGACCACACCTGTGAGCGTTGGGTGTTAACTGACTGGACAAATCAAAAAGCAGGATATCTTTATTGCGATCGTGAGGGCTGTAAAGCAGTCCCTTTCATATAA